The following are encoded in a window of Vigna unguiculata cultivar IT97K-499-35 chromosome 8, ASM411807v1, whole genome shotgun sequence genomic DNA:
- the LOC114194091 gene encoding peptidyl-prolyl cis-trans isomerase CYP95-like isoform X1: MTKRKNSLVFMDVSIDGDPVERMVFELFYDVAPKTAENFRALCTGERGVGPNTGKSLHYKGSFFHRIVKGSIARGGDFVNRNGTGGESIYGSKFPDESPRLKHDAPGLLSMPVADRDTLGSHFIITFKADPHLDRKHVVFGKLVLGHDILKKIEDVGDKEGLPSVTVKIINCGEHNEDEKKINKSKKGRDGSSETNSHELHKGKHRKSSGDKRKRRKYYSSESDSSSDSDTKSSESDSDSDSDISSSSYTSSSSDDRRRKRKRSRKDKHRRGKKRDKHREKRRRKQDKRSKRRSRRELSSHTDSDSENKSNKCSDSESCGAEVNDQNHEDHSQRHAEGQSSSVVEKELPPMHPKKREKLDILKEEEFPKENGERCSNGTGANYRSERSEVRQPDVMDDQPDKSRSQSTSVSPRKRKSKSPSISPKGKLNRSPSGSRSPHAPLQRSLSQSPVRSTSRSPNRRSVSRSPMRGRKGRSISRSSVRRYGHQSVSTSPVRPLSRSYQRTSPKTSSRRSISRSPTISPGQRSVSVSPGRSPSRSQRRSSLKAPSRRSISRSPVRNRRLGSVSRSPSRSQGRRSDSGSPIRSLTPSHRISPRTKSRRSISRSPVRTRNHKSISKGTSRSRGHRTSSGSPVRSLSRSGRRSSPRAPSRRSISRSPVKTGNHRSVSRSPLRSHGQRSVSASPVRSPSWERRRSSPRAPSRRLISRSPVRVSRKSLSRSPVRSSARSLSRSSGRVPLRSNSRSPVRGPSRVPLRSISRSPVRGPSRVNRRSYSRSPRGRSLSRSLSPDVSPKRIRRGRGFSERYSYARRYRTPSRSPVRSYRYNGRSDRDRYSGYRRYSPRRNRSPPPRRRTPPRFRSRRSRTPSVSRSPRYRGRRYSRSRSPVRSRSPAGAYRRRVERSRSLSRSSRSLSRSRSPSLSRASVESQSPRKNSRSRSRSQSSDGKKGLVSYGDGSPDSS, encoded by the exons ATGACGAAGAGGAAGAATTCCCTGGTGTTTATGGATGTGTCCATAGATGGAGATCCTGTTGAAAGGATGGTTTTTGAG CTCTTCTATGATGTTGCTCCGAAGACTGCTGAAAATTTCCGTGCATTATGTACAG GAGAAAGGGGAGTTGGTCCAAATACTGGAAAATCACTGCACTACAAGGGTTCTTTCTTCCATCGAATTGTGAAAGGCTCCATTGCCCGG GGTGGTGATTTTGTCAATCGAAATG GGACTGGTGGAGAAAGCATATATGGTTCCAAGTTCCCAG ATGAATCACCTAGGCTAAAGCATGATGCTCCTGGCCTTCTTTCAATGCCAGTTGCTGATCGTGACACTCTTGGTTCTCATTTTATAATCACTTTTAAAGCTGATCCCCATCTTGATAG GAAACATGTAGTGTTTGGCAAGCTTGTACTAGGACATGATATATTGAAGAAAATTGAAGATGTGGGTGATAAAGAAGGACTTCCAAGCGTGactgttaaaataattaattgtggTGAACATAATGAGG atgaaaagaagataaataaatcaaaaaaggGAAGAGATGGATCTTCTGAAACAAATAGTCATGAACTGCATAAGGGAAAGCATCGAAAATCTTCAGGTGAcaaaaggaaaaggagaaagtACTACTCATCAGAATCTGATAGTTCCTCAGATTCAGACACAAAATCTTCCGAAAGTGATAGTGATTCTGACTCTGATATATCTTCATCATCGTACACAAGTTCCTCCAGCGATGATAGgcggagaaagagaaagaggtcTAGGAAAGATAAACATAGACGTggaaaaaaaagagataaacaCAGAGAAAAGAGACGAAGGAAGCAAGATAAAAGATCAAAGCGTAGATCAAGGAG GGAATTGTCCAGTCATACTGATTCAGATAGTGAAAATAAGAGCAACAAATGCTCTGATAGTGAAAGTTGTGGTGCCGAAGTGAATGATCAGAATCATGAAGACCATTCTCAGAGACATG CTGAAGGTCAGTCTTCCTCAGTTGTCGAGAAAGAATTACCTCCAATGCACCCTAAAAAGAGGGAGAAACTGGATATATTGAAAGAGGAAGAATTCCCAAAGGAAAATGGAGAGCGGTGTAGCAATGGAACTGGAGCCAACTATAGATCTGAAAGAAGTGAAGTGAGGCAGCCTGATGTGATGGATGATCAACCAGACAAATCTAG GAGTCAAAGCACGAGTGTTAGTCCGAGGAAGCGCAAGAGCAAAAGCCCAAGCATTAGTCCAAAAGGGAAGTTGAACAGAAGTCCAAGTGGCAGTAGAAGTCCTCATGCTCCATTACAGAGGAGTTTGAGCCAGAGTCCTGTTAGAAGCACAAGCAGGAGTCCAAATAGAAGAAGCGTCAGTAGAAGCCCAATGAGAGGTAGGAAAGGTAGAAGTATCAGTAGAAGCTCTGTAAGACGTTATGGACATCAAAGTGTCAGCACAAGCCCTGTAAGACCCCTTTCTCGGAGCTACCAAAGGACTTCACCAAAAACATCATCACGAAGATCAATCAGCCGAAGCCCTACGATATCTCCTGGTCAAAGAAGTGTCAGTGTAAGCCCAGGAAGATCCCCTTCTCGGAGCCAAAGAAGGAGTTCACTCAAAGCACCATCACGGCGATCAATCAGCAGAAGCCCAGTAAGAAATCGCCGACTTGGAAGTGTCAGTAGAAGCCCTTCAAGATCTCAAGGTCGTAGAAGTGATAGTGGAAGCCCTATAAGATCCCTTACACCAAGTCATCGTATATCACCCAGAACAAAATCTAGAAGATCAATCAGCAGAAGCCCTGTGAGAACTCGCAACCATAAAAGTATCAGCAAAGGCACCTCAAGATCTCGTGGTCATAGAACTAGCAGTGGAAGCCCTGTAAGATCCCTTTCTCGAAGTGGCCGTAGGAGTTCACCAAGAGCACCTTCGCGAAGATCAATCAGTAGAAGCCCTGTGAAAACTGGCAATCATAGAAGTGTAAGTAGAAGCCCCTTGCGATCTCATGGTCAAAGAAGTGTGAGTGCTAGCCCTGTTAGATCACCTTCATGGGAACGCCGAAGGAGTTCACCAAGAGCACCGTCACGGAGATTGATCAGTAGAAGTCCAGTAAGAGTGTCAAGAAAGAGTTTAAGCAGGAGTCCAGTTCGATCATCTGCCAGAAGCTTGAGCAGAAGCTCTGGCAGAGTCCCTTTGAGAAGCAATAGTCGCAGTCCAGTTAGAGGGCCAAGCAGAGTCCCTTTGAGAAGCATTAGTCGCAGTCCAGTTAGAGGGCCAAGCAGAGTCAATCGCCGCAGTTATTCCAGGAGTCCTCGTGGTAGGAGCTTGTCTAGAAGTTTGTCACCTGATGTTTCCCCAAAACGTATCAGAAGGGGAAGAGGTTTTAGTGAACGATATTCTTATGCTAGAAGGTATAGGACTCCCTCTCGATCTCCTGTGAGATCATACCGCTATAATGGAAGAAGTGACCGTGACAG ATATTCAGGTTACAGAAGGTACTCCCCTAGGCGTAACAGGAGCCCACCACCACGCAGAAGAACCCCACCAag GTTCCGCAGTAGGAGGAGCAGGACACCATCCGTTTCTCGCAGCCCACGTTATAGAGGTCGACGATACAGTCGAAGCCGTAGCCCTGTACGCAGTCGTTCACCTGCTGGCGCGTATCGACGTCGTGTTGAGAGGAGCAGGTCCTTGTCCCGGAGTAGCAGGTCTCTGTCCCGGAGCAGGAGTCCATCACTATCCAGGGCTTCAGTGGAGTCACAATCTCCACGAAAGAACAGCAGGTCAAGGTCCCGGTCCCAAAGCTCGGATGGAAAGAAAGGCCTTGTATCGTACGGAGATGGTTCTCCAGATTCAAGCTGA
- the LOC114194091 gene encoding peptidyl-prolyl cis-trans isomerase CYP95-like isoform X2, translated as MYRRKGSWSKYWKITALQGFFLPSNCERLHCPGYRADGHDFLSCDIVLRVVILSIEMLSELQAMFHFHVCCDNGTGGESIYGSKFPDESPRLKHDAPGLLSMPVADRDTLGSHFIITFKADPHLDRKHVVFGKLVLGHDILKKIEDVGDKEGLPSVTVKIINCGEHNEDEKKINKSKKGRDGSSETNSHELHKGKHRKSSGDKRKRRKYYSSESDSSSDSDTKSSESDSDSDSDISSSSYTSSSSDDRRRKRKRSRKDKHRRGKKRDKHREKRRRKQDKRSKRRSRRELSSHTDSDSENKSNKCSDSESCGAEVNDQNHEDHSQRHAEGQSSSVVEKELPPMHPKKREKLDILKEEEFPKENGERCSNGTGANYRSERSEVRQPDVMDDQPDKSRSQSTSVSPRKRKSKSPSISPKGKLNRSPSGSRSPHAPLQRSLSQSPVRSTSRSPNRRSVSRSPMRGRKGRSISRSSVRRYGHQSVSTSPVRPLSRSYQRTSPKTSSRRSISRSPTISPGQRSVSVSPGRSPSRSQRRSSLKAPSRRSISRSPVRNRRLGSVSRSPSRSQGRRSDSGSPIRSLTPSHRISPRTKSRRSISRSPVRTRNHKSISKGTSRSRGHRTSSGSPVRSLSRSGRRSSPRAPSRRSISRSPVKTGNHRSVSRSPLRSHGQRSVSASPVRSPSWERRRSSPRAPSRRLISRSPVRVSRKSLSRSPVRSSARSLSRSSGRVPLRSNSRSPVRGPSRVPLRSISRSPVRGPSRVNRRSYSRSPRGRSLSRSLSPDVSPKRIRRGRGFSERYSYARRYRTPSRSPVRSYRYNGRSDRDRYSGYRRYSPRRNRSPPPRRRTPPRFRSRRSRTPSVSRSPRYRGRRYSRSRSPVRSRSPAGAYRRRVERSRSLSRSSRSLSRSRSPSLSRASVESQSPRKNSRSRSRSQSSDGKKGLVSYGDGSPDSS; from the exons ATGTACAG GAGAAAGGGGAGTTGGTCCAAATACTGGAAAATCACTGCACTACAAGGGTTCTTTCTTCCATCGAATTGTGAAAGGCTCCATTGCCCGG GATACAGGGCTGATGGTCACGACTTCCTTTCTTGTGATATAGTTTTAAG GGTGGTGATTTTGTCAATCGAAATG TTGTCCGAGTTGCAAGCCATGTTCCATTTTCATGTTTGCTGTGACAATG GGACTGGTGGAGAAAGCATATATGGTTCCAAGTTCCCAG ATGAATCACCTAGGCTAAAGCATGATGCTCCTGGCCTTCTTTCAATGCCAGTTGCTGATCGTGACACTCTTGGTTCTCATTTTATAATCACTTTTAAAGCTGATCCCCATCTTGATAG GAAACATGTAGTGTTTGGCAAGCTTGTACTAGGACATGATATATTGAAGAAAATTGAAGATGTGGGTGATAAAGAAGGACTTCCAAGCGTGactgttaaaataattaattgtggTGAACATAATGAGG atgaaaagaagataaataaatcaaaaaaggGAAGAGATGGATCTTCTGAAACAAATAGTCATGAACTGCATAAGGGAAAGCATCGAAAATCTTCAGGTGAcaaaaggaaaaggagaaagtACTACTCATCAGAATCTGATAGTTCCTCAGATTCAGACACAAAATCTTCCGAAAGTGATAGTGATTCTGACTCTGATATATCTTCATCATCGTACACAAGTTCCTCCAGCGATGATAGgcggagaaagagaaagaggtcTAGGAAAGATAAACATAGACGTggaaaaaaaagagataaacaCAGAGAAAAGAGACGAAGGAAGCAAGATAAAAGATCAAAGCGTAGATCAAGGAG GGAATTGTCCAGTCATACTGATTCAGATAGTGAAAATAAGAGCAACAAATGCTCTGATAGTGAAAGTTGTGGTGCCGAAGTGAATGATCAGAATCATGAAGACCATTCTCAGAGACATG CTGAAGGTCAGTCTTCCTCAGTTGTCGAGAAAGAATTACCTCCAATGCACCCTAAAAAGAGGGAGAAACTGGATATATTGAAAGAGGAAGAATTCCCAAAGGAAAATGGAGAGCGGTGTAGCAATGGAACTGGAGCCAACTATAGATCTGAAAGAAGTGAAGTGAGGCAGCCTGATGTGATGGATGATCAACCAGACAAATCTAG GAGTCAAAGCACGAGTGTTAGTCCGAGGAAGCGCAAGAGCAAAAGCCCAAGCATTAGTCCAAAAGGGAAGTTGAACAGAAGTCCAAGTGGCAGTAGAAGTCCTCATGCTCCATTACAGAGGAGTTTGAGCCAGAGTCCTGTTAGAAGCACAAGCAGGAGTCCAAATAGAAGAAGCGTCAGTAGAAGCCCAATGAGAGGTAGGAAAGGTAGAAGTATCAGTAGAAGCTCTGTAAGACGTTATGGACATCAAAGTGTCAGCACAAGCCCTGTAAGACCCCTTTCTCGGAGCTACCAAAGGACTTCACCAAAAACATCATCACGAAGATCAATCAGCCGAAGCCCTACGATATCTCCTGGTCAAAGAAGTGTCAGTGTAAGCCCAGGAAGATCCCCTTCTCGGAGCCAAAGAAGGAGTTCACTCAAAGCACCATCACGGCGATCAATCAGCAGAAGCCCAGTAAGAAATCGCCGACTTGGAAGTGTCAGTAGAAGCCCTTCAAGATCTCAAGGTCGTAGAAGTGATAGTGGAAGCCCTATAAGATCCCTTACACCAAGTCATCGTATATCACCCAGAACAAAATCTAGAAGATCAATCAGCAGAAGCCCTGTGAGAACTCGCAACCATAAAAGTATCAGCAAAGGCACCTCAAGATCTCGTGGTCATAGAACTAGCAGTGGAAGCCCTGTAAGATCCCTTTCTCGAAGTGGCCGTAGGAGTTCACCAAGAGCACCTTCGCGAAGATCAATCAGTAGAAGCCCTGTGAAAACTGGCAATCATAGAAGTGTAAGTAGAAGCCCCTTGCGATCTCATGGTCAAAGAAGTGTGAGTGCTAGCCCTGTTAGATCACCTTCATGGGAACGCCGAAGGAGTTCACCAAGAGCACCGTCACGGAGATTGATCAGTAGAAGTCCAGTAAGAGTGTCAAGAAAGAGTTTAAGCAGGAGTCCAGTTCGATCATCTGCCAGAAGCTTGAGCAGAAGCTCTGGCAGAGTCCCTTTGAGAAGCAATAGTCGCAGTCCAGTTAGAGGGCCAAGCAGAGTCCCTTTGAGAAGCATTAGTCGCAGTCCAGTTAGAGGGCCAAGCAGAGTCAATCGCCGCAGTTATTCCAGGAGTCCTCGTGGTAGGAGCTTGTCTAGAAGTTTGTCACCTGATGTTTCCCCAAAACGTATCAGAAGGGGAAGAGGTTTTAGTGAACGATATTCTTATGCTAGAAGGTATAGGACTCCCTCTCGATCTCCTGTGAGATCATACCGCTATAATGGAAGAAGTGACCGTGACAG ATATTCAGGTTACAGAAGGTACTCCCCTAGGCGTAACAGGAGCCCACCACCACGCAGAAGAACCCCACCAag GTTCCGCAGTAGGAGGAGCAGGACACCATCCGTTTCTCGCAGCCCACGTTATAGAGGTCGACGATACAGTCGAAGCCGTAGCCCTGTACGCAGTCGTTCACCTGCTGGCGCGTATCGACGTCGTGTTGAGAGGAGCAGGTCCTTGTCCCGGAGTAGCAGGTCTCTGTCCCGGAGCAGGAGTCCATCACTATCCAGGGCTTCAGTGGAGTCACAATCTCCACGAAAGAACAGCAGGTCAAGGTCCCGGTCCCAAAGCTCGGATGGAAAGAAAGGCCTTGTATCGTACGGAGATGGTTCTCCAGATTCAAGCTGA
- the LOC114194091 gene encoding peptidyl-prolyl cis-trans isomerase CYP95-like isoform X3 has protein sequence MLSELQAMFHFHVCCDNGTGGESIYGSKFPDESPRLKHDAPGLLSMPVADRDTLGSHFIITFKADPHLDRKHVVFGKLVLGHDILKKIEDVGDKEGLPSVTVKIINCGEHNEDEKKINKSKKGRDGSSETNSHELHKGKHRKSSGDKRKRRKYYSSESDSSSDSDTKSSESDSDSDSDISSSSYTSSSSDDRRRKRKRSRKDKHRRGKKRDKHREKRRRKQDKRSKRRSRRELSSHTDSDSENKSNKCSDSESCGAEVNDQNHEDHSQRHAEGQSSSVVEKELPPMHPKKREKLDILKEEEFPKENGERCSNGTGANYRSERSEVRQPDVMDDQPDKSRSQSTSVSPRKRKSKSPSISPKGKLNRSPSGSRSPHAPLQRSLSQSPVRSTSRSPNRRSVSRSPMRGRKGRSISRSSVRRYGHQSVSTSPVRPLSRSYQRTSPKTSSRRSISRSPTISPGQRSVSVSPGRSPSRSQRRSSLKAPSRRSISRSPVRNRRLGSVSRSPSRSQGRRSDSGSPIRSLTPSHRISPRTKSRRSISRSPVRTRNHKSISKGTSRSRGHRTSSGSPVRSLSRSGRRSSPRAPSRRSISRSPVKTGNHRSVSRSPLRSHGQRSVSASPVRSPSWERRRSSPRAPSRRLISRSPVRVSRKSLSRSPVRSSARSLSRSSGRVPLRSNSRSPVRGPSRVPLRSISRSPVRGPSRVNRRSYSRSPRGRSLSRSLSPDVSPKRIRRGRGFSERYSYARRYRTPSRSPVRSYRYNGRSDRDRYSGYRRYSPRRNRSPPPRRRTPPRFRSRRSRTPSVSRSPRYRGRRYSRSRSPVRSRSPAGAYRRRVERSRSLSRSSRSLSRSRSPSLSRASVESQSPRKNSRSRSRSQSSDGKKGLVSYGDGSPDSS, from the exons ATG TTGTCCGAGTTGCAAGCCATGTTCCATTTTCATGTTTGCTGTGACAATG GGACTGGTGGAGAAAGCATATATGGTTCCAAGTTCCCAG ATGAATCACCTAGGCTAAAGCATGATGCTCCTGGCCTTCTTTCAATGCCAGTTGCTGATCGTGACACTCTTGGTTCTCATTTTATAATCACTTTTAAAGCTGATCCCCATCTTGATAG GAAACATGTAGTGTTTGGCAAGCTTGTACTAGGACATGATATATTGAAGAAAATTGAAGATGTGGGTGATAAAGAAGGACTTCCAAGCGTGactgttaaaataattaattgtggTGAACATAATGAGG atgaaaagaagataaataaatcaaaaaaggGAAGAGATGGATCTTCTGAAACAAATAGTCATGAACTGCATAAGGGAAAGCATCGAAAATCTTCAGGTGAcaaaaggaaaaggagaaagtACTACTCATCAGAATCTGATAGTTCCTCAGATTCAGACACAAAATCTTCCGAAAGTGATAGTGATTCTGACTCTGATATATCTTCATCATCGTACACAAGTTCCTCCAGCGATGATAGgcggagaaagagaaagaggtcTAGGAAAGATAAACATAGACGTggaaaaaaaagagataaacaCAGAGAAAAGAGACGAAGGAAGCAAGATAAAAGATCAAAGCGTAGATCAAGGAG GGAATTGTCCAGTCATACTGATTCAGATAGTGAAAATAAGAGCAACAAATGCTCTGATAGTGAAAGTTGTGGTGCCGAAGTGAATGATCAGAATCATGAAGACCATTCTCAGAGACATG CTGAAGGTCAGTCTTCCTCAGTTGTCGAGAAAGAATTACCTCCAATGCACCCTAAAAAGAGGGAGAAACTGGATATATTGAAAGAGGAAGAATTCCCAAAGGAAAATGGAGAGCGGTGTAGCAATGGAACTGGAGCCAACTATAGATCTGAAAGAAGTGAAGTGAGGCAGCCTGATGTGATGGATGATCAACCAGACAAATCTAG GAGTCAAAGCACGAGTGTTAGTCCGAGGAAGCGCAAGAGCAAAAGCCCAAGCATTAGTCCAAAAGGGAAGTTGAACAGAAGTCCAAGTGGCAGTAGAAGTCCTCATGCTCCATTACAGAGGAGTTTGAGCCAGAGTCCTGTTAGAAGCACAAGCAGGAGTCCAAATAGAAGAAGCGTCAGTAGAAGCCCAATGAGAGGTAGGAAAGGTAGAAGTATCAGTAGAAGCTCTGTAAGACGTTATGGACATCAAAGTGTCAGCACAAGCCCTGTAAGACCCCTTTCTCGGAGCTACCAAAGGACTTCACCAAAAACATCATCACGAAGATCAATCAGCCGAAGCCCTACGATATCTCCTGGTCAAAGAAGTGTCAGTGTAAGCCCAGGAAGATCCCCTTCTCGGAGCCAAAGAAGGAGTTCACTCAAAGCACCATCACGGCGATCAATCAGCAGAAGCCCAGTAAGAAATCGCCGACTTGGAAGTGTCAGTAGAAGCCCTTCAAGATCTCAAGGTCGTAGAAGTGATAGTGGAAGCCCTATAAGATCCCTTACACCAAGTCATCGTATATCACCCAGAACAAAATCTAGAAGATCAATCAGCAGAAGCCCTGTGAGAACTCGCAACCATAAAAGTATCAGCAAAGGCACCTCAAGATCTCGTGGTCATAGAACTAGCAGTGGAAGCCCTGTAAGATCCCTTTCTCGAAGTGGCCGTAGGAGTTCACCAAGAGCACCTTCGCGAAGATCAATCAGTAGAAGCCCTGTGAAAACTGGCAATCATAGAAGTGTAAGTAGAAGCCCCTTGCGATCTCATGGTCAAAGAAGTGTGAGTGCTAGCCCTGTTAGATCACCTTCATGGGAACGCCGAAGGAGTTCACCAAGAGCACCGTCACGGAGATTGATCAGTAGAAGTCCAGTAAGAGTGTCAAGAAAGAGTTTAAGCAGGAGTCCAGTTCGATCATCTGCCAGAAGCTTGAGCAGAAGCTCTGGCAGAGTCCCTTTGAGAAGCAATAGTCGCAGTCCAGTTAGAGGGCCAAGCAGAGTCCCTTTGAGAAGCATTAGTCGCAGTCCAGTTAGAGGGCCAAGCAGAGTCAATCGCCGCAGTTATTCCAGGAGTCCTCGTGGTAGGAGCTTGTCTAGAAGTTTGTCACCTGATGTTTCCCCAAAACGTATCAGAAGGGGAAGAGGTTTTAGTGAACGATATTCTTATGCTAGAAGGTATAGGACTCCCTCTCGATCTCCTGTGAGATCATACCGCTATAATGGAAGAAGTGACCGTGACAG ATATTCAGGTTACAGAAGGTACTCCCCTAGGCGTAACAGGAGCCCACCACCACGCAGAAGAACCCCACCAag GTTCCGCAGTAGGAGGAGCAGGACACCATCCGTTTCTCGCAGCCCACGTTATAGAGGTCGACGATACAGTCGAAGCCGTAGCCCTGTACGCAGTCGTTCACCTGCTGGCGCGTATCGACGTCGTGTTGAGAGGAGCAGGTCCTTGTCCCGGAGTAGCAGGTCTCTGTCCCGGAGCAGGAGTCCATCACTATCCAGGGCTTCAGTGGAGTCACAATCTCCACGAAAGAACAGCAGGTCAAGGTCCCGGTCCCAAAGCTCGGATGGAAAGAAAGGCCTTGTATCGTACGGAGATGGTTCTCCAGATTCAAGCTGA
- the LOC114194091 gene encoding peptidyl-prolyl cis-trans isomerase CYP95-like isoform X4, giving the protein MPVADRDTLGSHFIITFKADPHLDRKHVVFGKLVLGHDILKKIEDVGDKEGLPSVTVKIINCGEHNEDEKKINKSKKGRDGSSETNSHELHKGKHRKSSGDKRKRRKYYSSESDSSSDSDTKSSESDSDSDSDISSSSYTSSSSDDRRRKRKRSRKDKHRRGKKRDKHREKRRRKQDKRSKRRSRRELSSHTDSDSENKSNKCSDSESCGAEVNDQNHEDHSQRHAEGQSSSVVEKELPPMHPKKREKLDILKEEEFPKENGERCSNGTGANYRSERSEVRQPDVMDDQPDKSRSQSTSVSPRKRKSKSPSISPKGKLNRSPSGSRSPHAPLQRSLSQSPVRSTSRSPNRRSVSRSPMRGRKGRSISRSSVRRYGHQSVSTSPVRPLSRSYQRTSPKTSSRRSISRSPTISPGQRSVSVSPGRSPSRSQRRSSLKAPSRRSISRSPVRNRRLGSVSRSPSRSQGRRSDSGSPIRSLTPSHRISPRTKSRRSISRSPVRTRNHKSISKGTSRSRGHRTSSGSPVRSLSRSGRRSSPRAPSRRSISRSPVKTGNHRSVSRSPLRSHGQRSVSASPVRSPSWERRRSSPRAPSRRLISRSPVRVSRKSLSRSPVRSSARSLSRSSGRVPLRSNSRSPVRGPSRVPLRSISRSPVRGPSRVNRRSYSRSPRGRSLSRSLSPDVSPKRIRRGRGFSERYSYARRYRTPSRSPVRSYRYNGRSDRDRYSGYRRYSPRRNRSPPPRRRTPPRFRSRRSRTPSVSRSPRYRGRRYSRSRSPVRSRSPAGAYRRRVERSRSLSRSSRSLSRSRSPSLSRASVESQSPRKNSRSRSRSQSSDGKKGLVSYGDGSPDSS; this is encoded by the exons ATGCCAGTTGCTGATCGTGACACTCTTGGTTCTCATTTTATAATCACTTTTAAAGCTGATCCCCATCTTGATAG GAAACATGTAGTGTTTGGCAAGCTTGTACTAGGACATGATATATTGAAGAAAATTGAAGATGTGGGTGATAAAGAAGGACTTCCAAGCGTGactgttaaaataattaattgtggTGAACATAATGAGG atgaaaagaagataaataaatcaaaaaaggGAAGAGATGGATCTTCTGAAACAAATAGTCATGAACTGCATAAGGGAAAGCATCGAAAATCTTCAGGTGAcaaaaggaaaaggagaaagtACTACTCATCAGAATCTGATAGTTCCTCAGATTCAGACACAAAATCTTCCGAAAGTGATAGTGATTCTGACTCTGATATATCTTCATCATCGTACACAAGTTCCTCCAGCGATGATAGgcggagaaagagaaagaggtcTAGGAAAGATAAACATAGACGTggaaaaaaaagagataaacaCAGAGAAAAGAGACGAAGGAAGCAAGATAAAAGATCAAAGCGTAGATCAAGGAG GGAATTGTCCAGTCATACTGATTCAGATAGTGAAAATAAGAGCAACAAATGCTCTGATAGTGAAAGTTGTGGTGCCGAAGTGAATGATCAGAATCATGAAGACCATTCTCAGAGACATG CTGAAGGTCAGTCTTCCTCAGTTGTCGAGAAAGAATTACCTCCAATGCACCCTAAAAAGAGGGAGAAACTGGATATATTGAAAGAGGAAGAATTCCCAAAGGAAAATGGAGAGCGGTGTAGCAATGGAACTGGAGCCAACTATAGATCTGAAAGAAGTGAAGTGAGGCAGCCTGATGTGATGGATGATCAACCAGACAAATCTAG GAGTCAAAGCACGAGTGTTAGTCCGAGGAAGCGCAAGAGCAAAAGCCCAAGCATTAGTCCAAAAGGGAAGTTGAACAGAAGTCCAAGTGGCAGTAGAAGTCCTCATGCTCCATTACAGAGGAGTTTGAGCCAGAGTCCTGTTAGAAGCACAAGCAGGAGTCCAAATAGAAGAAGCGTCAGTAGAAGCCCAATGAGAGGTAGGAAAGGTAGAAGTATCAGTAGAAGCTCTGTAAGACGTTATGGACATCAAAGTGTCAGCACAAGCCCTGTAAGACCCCTTTCTCGGAGCTACCAAAGGACTTCACCAAAAACATCATCACGAAGATCAATCAGCCGAAGCCCTACGATATCTCCTGGTCAAAGAAGTGTCAGTGTAAGCCCAGGAAGATCCCCTTCTCGGAGCCAAAGAAGGAGTTCACTCAAAGCACCATCACGGCGATCAATCAGCAGAAGCCCAGTAAGAAATCGCCGACTTGGAAGTGTCAGTAGAAGCCCTTCAAGATCTCAAGGTCGTAGAAGTGATAGTGGAAGCCCTATAAGATCCCTTACACCAAGTCATCGTATATCACCCAGAACAAAATCTAGAAGATCAATCAGCAGAAGCCCTGTGAGAACTCGCAACCATAAAAGTATCAGCAAAGGCACCTCAAGATCTCGTGGTCATAGAACTAGCAGTGGAAGCCCTGTAAGATCCCTTTCTCGAAGTGGCCGTAGGAGTTCACCAAGAGCACCTTCGCGAAGATCAATCAGTAGAAGCCCTGTGAAAACTGGCAATCATAGAAGTGTAAGTAGAAGCCCCTTGCGATCTCATGGTCAAAGAAGTGTGAGTGCTAGCCCTGTTAGATCACCTTCATGGGAACGCCGAAGGAGTTCACCAAGAGCACCGTCACGGAGATTGATCAGTAGAAGTCCAGTAAGAGTGTCAAGAAAGAGTTTAAGCAGGAGTCCAGTTCGATCATCTGCCAGAAGCTTGAGCAGAAGCTCTGGCAGAGTCCCTTTGAGAAGCAATAGTCGCAGTCCAGTTAGAGGGCCAAGCAGAGTCCCTTTGAGAAGCATTAGTCGCAGTCCAGTTAGAGGGCCAAGCAGAGTCAATCGCCGCAGTTATTCCAGGAGTCCTCGTGGTAGGAGCTTGTCTAGAAGTTTGTCACCTGATGTTTCCCCAAAACGTATCAGAAGGGGAAGAGGTTTTAGTGAACGATATTCTTATGCTAGAAGGTATAGGACTCCCTCTCGATCTCCTGTGAGATCATACCGCTATAATGGAAGAAGTGACCGTGACAG ATATTCAGGTTACAGAAGGTACTCCCCTAGGCGTAACAGGAGCCCACCACCACGCAGAAGAACCCCACCAag GTTCCGCAGTAGGAGGAGCAGGACACCATCCGTTTCTCGCAGCCCACGTTATAGAGGTCGACGATACAGTCGAAGCCGTAGCCCTGTACGCAGTCGTTCACCTGCTGGCGCGTATCGACGTCGTGTTGAGAGGAGCAGGTCCTTGTCCCGGAGTAGCAGGTCTCTGTCCCGGAGCAGGAGTCCATCACTATCCAGGGCTTCAGTGGAGTCACAATCTCCACGAAAGAACAGCAGGTCAAGGTCCCGGTCCCAAAGCTCGGATGGAAAGAAAGGCCTTGTATCGTACGGAGATGGTTCTCCAGATTCAAGCTGA